The window GGATTTTCCCCAAACACTGGCAAATGGTAGGCCCTTCGAATGGCCTCTGTGGATGCGTCTACACTCTTCTTTCGAACTGTGCAAACATGGTTAACATGTTCCAAGCAGTTCGCATAAAACTCCCGAACAACCATTAAGTTGGCTTCGTCAGGTTCTTCAAAAAATATCATGAGCCCTCGCCTGACTAATTCATGATACATGTTGGGGCAGTCATTTTGGAAGGACCCCATATCGATTCCCCTTTCCGATATACGCTTCTTGCTTGCCTTATAACTGAAGCGTTCCTCGGCTTCACTGGAGACGAACTTGTTATTATCATACGGGCGAGCACTAGCAGAAACTCACAGCCCGGATGAGCCAGCGCGCTTGAGGAGGCACTTGTGGTTCTTCGTTTCTTGGAAGGCGTCATAATACCTGTAACAAACACCAAATATCAGTTAAAGGCACAATGGGTAAACCAAgagcggttactcagacttcaccagcACACTTGGTCACAAAATTACACTCTCAAACTCTTTGTGGCATTTATACGAACACCTGATATGCGCAGTTCTACCGAACCCTCACACAACAATTTTTAGCCCCCAATTCGATGAAAGATACACCAATGTCACACGTAGCCCGTCTTGGTGAAATTCAACTACCACCCCATAAGAGAACAAGTATAACTAGAAAGAAAACATTAACAAAAATCTACTACaactcaagaaaaagaaaagaaaatagactaAACTAAGTGGGGGAAAACATCTCACTTACCTGAGGGGAAACTCGTGAGGTTGTGGGGAGAGGAGAAAAGGAAAGTGGGCACTGTCAATTGATGGTGGGATTGGATGCTTCAGAGAAGAGATGAGAGAAGGGGTTTGGGTTAGGGTTGTTTAGAAGAAGGGGAAAGGGGGGATTTTGAAATTGGGGTTGTTTAGGAAAGGGGTGGGTCCGAAATTGGAGTTGTTTAGAAGAAGAGGGGGGGTGGTCCAAAattaactaaagaaaaaaaaaagcttaCCTGTGCGCGGTCAGTGCGTGGCCGCACACGTGAGGCAGTGGAGGTCTGAAAATGCGCGGTCGGTGCGCGGTCAATGCGCAGCCGCACACGTGAGGCAGTGAAGGTCTGAAAATGCGCGACCATATGCGCGGTCAGTGCGTGGCTGCGcacatttatattttttttatttttataaaacttcCTACCTTCCACAACATGTGCCTTCCTGTACCTATTACATCATAGTATACACTAATTTTTATCTATTCTTTGCTGTGAACAAATGTgaagcaaaaaaaaagaaaatctaacTAGCAGAAGGGTTAGAGGTAGTTCTGAGTTATAGTCGTCAGCTTGACTCAATCGGGCATCCTAGTTGATTTTGATGCTCGAGGATTGCTGTGCAAATCCCCCAACAAGATACGGTTTTAGTTTGTGTCCATTTACTTTAAAACTTTCTATTCCGTCTTGGTTCTGGATCTCAATTGCCCCGTATGGTGATATATGTTTCACCACATATGGTCCCGTCCATCTAGACTTGAATTTTCCGGGAAATAATCTGAGTCTACTATTATACAGTAAGACTTTGTCCCCTTCATGAAACTCCTTTGGCTTAATCATATGATCATGCCACATTTtagtcttttccttgaaaattcgCGCACTTTCATATGCGTCCAGTGTGAACTCTTCCAATTCATTCATCTGCTCCAACATGTGATCACCTGTAAGACTAAGATCAAGATTAAGCACCTTAATTGCCCAATAAGCCttatgttctatctcaacaggTAGGTGACACGACTTACCATACATTAATTTGAATGGCAAAGTCCCTATGGTCATTTTGAACGCAGTTCTATACGCCCATAGTGCTTCATCCAACTTGACAGACTAATCTTTATGAGAAGCACTAACCGTCTTTTCAAGAATTTGTTTTAGTTCTCGATTGGCCACTTCGACTTGCCCACTAGTTTGGGCATGGTACGAGATTCCTATTTTGTGTGTGACCCCATACTTGGACAGTAGTGCAACAAACTATTCATTCACAAAGTGTGACCCATTATCACTAACAATCACTCGAGGTGTCCCAAAACGGGTAAAGATGTTTTTCCGCAAAAACTCACACACCATCCGAGTATTATTGGTCCTAGTAGGGATTTATTCGACCCATTTAGAGACGTAGTCAACGAGTACTAGGATATACTCATGAGAATGCGACATTGGGAAcagacccatgaagtcaatgccccaaacatcaaaaatttcACATACCAGAATGGAgttgagaggcatttcatccctCTTGCTAATATTGCCTGTTCTCCGGCACTTGTCACATGCAGCTACATACGCCCTTGCATCTTTGTACAGAGTAGGCCAAAAAGAAACCGGCTTCCATGACCTTTGCTGCAGTGTGATTTCCACCATAGTGTCCTCCAGATGATCCATCATGGCAATGAGACAGAATGCTTTCCATTTCTCCTTCAGGCACACATCTTCGAATTACACCATCTGCACATAGTTTAAACAAGAAAGGGTCATCccaaaaataactttttacctcaccttgaagcTTTCGCCTTTGATCATGAGTGAGGTCACGGGGTAACCATCCACTAGCCAAAAGGTTGGCTACATCCGCATACCAAGGCGGCCTTTCAAAGACTGTTGCTATGGAAACAATCTGCTCATCAGGGAACTCTTCCCTTATTTCGATTGTTTCAACTGGAGGTTTCTCAAGTCGAGATAGATGATCTGCAACTTGATTTCTGTGCCCTTCCTATCTTTTATCTCCAAGTCAAACTCTTTGAGCAACAACACCCACCGCATCAGACGCGGCTTGGATTCCTTCTTACTCAATAGGTATTTCAACGCTGAGTGATCAGTGTGTACAATCACCTTACTTCCAACCAGGTAAGATCTAAACTTGTCAAAAACAAAGACCACAACAAAAAATTCCTTCTCAGTAGTGGCATAAttgacttgagcatcattcaatATCCTGCTTGCATAGTAGATAGGCCTAAACATTTTATCTCTTCGTTTCCCCAGAACTGCTTCCACagctacatcactagcatcacacattatCTCAAATGGCTGGCTCCAATCAGGTGTTACCATAATAGGAGCACTAACAAGTTTTTCCTTTATCAATTCAAATGCTCTTAAGCACTCCACATTGAAAATAAACTTGGTATCTTTCGCTAGCAATGCTGTCAATGGCTTGGTAATGCTGGAAAAGTTTTTGATGAACCTCCTATAGAACCCAGCATGTCCCAAGAAACGTCTTATGCTCTTCACCGAAGTAGGGGGAGGGGAGCCTAGCAATAACATCAACCTTAGCTcggtcaacttcaattccatgcgCAATTTCTTTGTGGCCTAGGACAATTCCCTCATTcaccatgaagtgacacttctcccagttAAGAACCAAGTGAGTGGCATCACAACGTTCAAGCACGAGCTTCAAATTCATCAAGCAATCCTCaaattcatcatcaaaaagggtgaaatcatccatgaacacctctagATACTTCCCATTTAAATCCGAGAATATAGACATCATGCACCTCTGAAAAGCGGCAGGTGCATTACATAGCCCAAACGATATCCTCATGTAAGCAAAAATACCTGACGGGCAAGTAAATATGGTCTTCTCAACATCTTCTGGGGCAATGGGTATCTGATTGAAGCCTGAATATCCATCCAGGAAGCAGTAGCATCCGTGTCCAACCACCTTCtcgagcatttgatcaataaaagggaGTGGATAGTGgtctttccttgttgcatcattcaatcttctataatcaatgcacattatCCACCCGGTGACTGTTCTTGTGGGGATCagttcattattttcatttttcaccaCTATCATGCCCCCCTTTTTAGGTACAACTTGCACTGGACTAGTCCACTGGCTATCAGAGATGGAAAAAATCACTCCCGCATCTAGCAATTTGATGATATCCTTATGCACTACCTCCTCCAAATTTTTGTTCAACTTGCGTTAAGGCTGCACCACTGGCTTGCTATTTTCTTCTAACagaattttgtgcatgcaaatggCTGGACAGATTCTTTGAATATCAGGTATGCTCCAACCAATGGCCTTCTTGTGCTTTGACAGCAACTCCACCAGCTTTTGCTCATGTGTACCTGTCaagtcagcagaaataatcacAGGAAAATTGTTAGTTTCGAGAAAAGCATATTTCAAGTGAGTGGGGAGGACTTTCAATTCCACATTGGGCTTAGAAGCCTGCTCTTTTTGTTCCTCCTCATCAACTACTTGATCCTCAGTTTTAAGAGCTTCagcctctttttttatttcaggATCTTCATCCTCCACTGTGCTAGACTGAGTTATACACCTCTCTAGAGTATCCCCCACAAGCTTGTCAAACTTATACTTTTCAGCCAACTCTCCAATGACATCTAGCTTGAAACACGAGTAGGCAGACGCCTCATCACTGGGGTATTTCATCATTCTCTTCATCTGGAACACTACTTTCTCATTGTCCACTCTAAGTATAAGCTGCCCCTCATACATATCAAGGATGACTCTACCTGTACATAAAAATGGCTTCCCTAGAATTAAAGGCACCTCCTTGTTCACCTCCATATCCACCACAATAATAGTCTACGGGGAATACAAACTTGTCCACCCGTACTAGAATATCTTCAATGATTCCCTTAGGTAGAATGGTGATCTAGTCGGCCAGTTGTAGGGATACTGGTATTGATTTGATCACTCCAAGTTTACCTTCCAGTTTCCTGAATACAGACAGGCATTAGATTTATAGACGCACCCAAATCACAGAGGGCCTTGTCGAATTTCTCACTCCCCAACGAGCATGGTATGGTGAAGCTTCCTGGGTCCCCACACTTTTGGGAAATTTTATTTTGCAATATGGCACTGAAGTGGGCATTCAACGTGACCATTGTTGTCTCCTCTAATTTCCTCTTGCTAGACAGGATTTCCTTCAAGAATTTTTCGTAAGCAGACATCTGAGTGAGTACCTCTGTGAAGGGAATGTTCACATAAAGTTGTTTGAGCATCTCCAAGAATCTCCCAAAACATTTGTCAAATTTCTCCCGCTTCATCTTTTTAGGGAACGGTAGAGCTGGCATATGACtactttcttcaattttcttttgtACCCCACTATTCTAGCTCTTTTgctcttcattcttttcctcTACTAGTGTCTCGGTCTGCTTGTTAACCACCTCCGATTTAGCCTTTGGTATTGGGTCAGTCAATGTTTTTCTACTTCTTAGAGATACAATGTTGATTGTTTCCTTCGGGTTCTTTTCAGTGTCGGAGGGAACAGTCCCAGGAGCCCTCTCAGACAACAAATTTGTAATCTATCCCATTTGCCTTTCTAAGTTCCGGATAGTCATGCCCTGAGTCTCGAATTTTTCATCTGTTTTGTTAATGAATGCCTTTCTGAGATCTTCAATATTTGACTGATTTGGCTGTGGTGGCTGGTATTGTTGCCTCTGCTGGTTTTGAAAACTTGGTGGTCTCTGACCCTAGGGTTTGAGATTGTTTTGCTGCCATGAGTTCAAGATCCCATTAGGTTAACTCCACGAAAAACCTGGATGTCTTTGACCCATAGCATTAAAGTTGTTCCCACCTTGGTAGTTTCCTCTATTAAAGTTCCCCACAATGTTGACCTCTTCAGCTGTAGCTTGATACTCATGTGTGGGGTGTCCCATCCCATAAATGTCACAACCCACCTGTGGTTGAGTTTGCACCTGAGCCATAGTCAATTGCTTGATGTCTTTAGCTATAACTGCAATTTGGGCCTGCATTGCTACAGATGATTCTACTTGGTGCACCCCTGCTAATTTTCTCCGATCCACTTGGTCTGTGGACCATTGATCTGCATCTTCAGATAGTTCATTCAAAGGAGTGACAATCTCTTCTGGAGTTTTCTTCATCAAAGGGCCTGGAACTGCACTATTTAGCAATCTCCTAGATGACGGGTTTAAACCGTCCCAAAAGTCCTGAAGTTGCATCCATTGTTCCATTCCGTTGTGAGGGCACCTCTGCAGCATCTCCTTAAATCTTTCCCATGCTTCGAATACTGTCTCTCCTTCACCTTGGCTGAAATTGTGTATCTCCTTCCTCATCCTTCTAGCCTTAGCAGCTGAGAAGTATTTTTCCAGAAACTTGGTAGTTATCTCCTCCCACGTACAGATTGACCCTGTGGGCAAACTTCTCAAGcactgctttgcatcatcctTCAGCGAGAACGAGAATGCTCTGAGGTATATAGCATCATGTGATGCTCCATTGTAGCGGAATGTGTTCACAATTTTATCAAAGTCCATCAGATGGTTGTTGGAATCTTTATTGGGTTTGCCTCTGAAAATGCAATTATTCTGGGGGCCTCACACTAGACTGTTGTTGGTTGTACACCGATCTAGCATAATCTCCCAGGCCTAGGACCTGCATTTTCAAATGCATCCTCGATAACTCGGTTGGGATTGAGTCTTCTTCCGAATAAATTTGATTCCTTTAGCTAGCCTAATAACAGGCCCTCTGAATATATGCACTAAAATAGTGAATGAACGATCTTTCGAAGAGCTCCTCTCGGTTATTCTCCTGAACTAGGTAAATCGATAACTCCttaagctctttcgattacctagAAGGGGCGTAAAATCAACCCAGTTAAGATGGTACAAAGCAAATAGCAGCAGACTTCTCTTTCAATTAAAGTAAATCTACGATAAACCTTGCAATTCAATTAATAGCCCATTCAGTAAATTCGAGCAATTAACATAGAGTAAAACCCAAAACAATAGTCAATTCATAACATCCGCCAACAACCCTGAGGAGAATTACTCCATAACGAAGAAAATATTCATAGCAAGAGTATTAGAAGAACAAGGAGACattacaattcccaaattcaAACCAACTTTTGTATTGAGTGAATTGGATCAAGTATCTTGCTTTCCCGTTGCTTCCGTGCTTCTTCTCCCTGCAAAGATGCCCTCCAAATCCAAGATGCCCTCTTTTTAGACGAGTtgggcttcatataggtcaagggAAGTCGCctccaaaattataaaattagccTTGGGAGAATGTTTCCGATATACGTGCGCGGTCGCGCACCTGGGCAGGTGACGGCGCATATGGCCACGCAATTTGGCCAGTTTCTGCTTGTCATGCGCGCCCAGTACGCGGTCGTGCACCTGGGCAACTTTCTGCtctcttcttccttcttctttttaagTACACTAGCATCCTTTGATCCTCGAACATAATCCCAAATTACTCCATAAGCTTTTACTTAGCCTTCAAAGCTCCATAGTAGCTCAAAATcgctcctgcaaagcataaagCACACAGTCAGTGCAAATTAATACCATTTAAAGCTCAAATATTAGTAAAGTACAGAGAATTATAGTGCAATTAATGGCCAAAATatacaattatagcctaccatcaatgcCTCAAGAGTTGGAAAAGCATGAGccgagaaaagaaaataaaagtgcttaaggaaagatgaactcgttctatcatagcatatccaaccttagtccaaaagcttTCATTGCACTCCGtaaaaaagccctacgtgatttcaagccgagtgagcttacattagtggtcaTTTACAtgagggcaagcctatggtacttaaagccgtacttgcgatattcttttgagagagatgagtgaactttTAGCAAAtccttggattgagtgctaaattcttaagtgagatagtCAACCAGAGAGTAGAGAAAGatgagtttgggatccacaatgacctacatgaaagaggaagcttccttgatgaataaagtcaactattgatgctcaagtgtcacaatagaactatttgtgcttaaaagtttaacttgttgccttgttgataattcataagtggtgtgggtaattgttggtcccaattgatgtgtgagtGACTCACTTTGATTTTCTGGAATGactcttaacttgtggaggtgggaaccactttatttgcttgaggacaagcaaaagcttaagtttaggggagttgataagtgtggatttttactacttattagcgccttttagctttcgttttagtccaaaagtgtttaattatgttcccgaaaactgataaaatgtgcTTCATTATAGGAATATTAGAAGAtgaactcccgagatgaaatccaactcaagaaggagtaatctgaactcaaggacaaaataAGGCACAGAAGCTCAAAAATGCGGACCACAGAATATCATCTGTGGCCACAGGTTATGaaggaaaatccatcagagacTGGTGCAAACGGTCTGCACATGAatggtgcggccgcagaagctgggTCAGAGCAAAGTTCAGAGACTCTGCAATTCAAGTCCATCAAaaatacggaccgcacaattattgtgcggccgcagtcacaattgtgcggaccgcaaaagagCAAGATGCAGCCGCAATTACAAATCTGCGGACCACAGATAGAGTGCAGTGCGGCCGCagttcagaattatgcggccgcagatttccaatcctgtcaagctgaagaaaagtgcagaccgcacatgtaattgtgcggccgcagaacctccgaaagagcatttttgtccgaaattttcagccctgtataaatagacaagtttcacatttttaggttaacttttgacatcagctgctacagtagccgtttccttttactctttttagtagtttttcatattttgagctattttaagttagattttatcattttaattagcaatatgagtttaattatcatttcttcttctatttcttccatttcaagCATGAGCAGCTAGATTTTTcattagggttgtgacccaatcctagtgtgtaaacttaatgggtgtttaatttattgcttgtttattgtgggtatttattatttagccttgttcttgattttatttgtggaattaatggttgcaaacattagttcatgcctatttgacttggtctctacttgagaaagagagacttagtctaggaaaacttgactaacaagaaattgggtcaatcgagagattgataagctcaattaaagggttgaacctagagatagtaacaacccgacttgagattttatcaaccgttttgctcaatacccatttggacttgagaaagtcaaattgggcaaaatcactatctgaccgagaggtattgagtgggtaatttagtgttgatagctataatataccccgaccaataaaacaagctttaaagtttatatcccattaggcaatcacctaggtgaaggtcatatcCCTAGTCTTTTTACaacatttgaaaaacaataaaaacaatTTCCTAGTTTTAATTCTCAACTTGCAATCGTAGTTCAAATTAGATTTCAAAACAGCCAAATTTTTTGGAGTAAATTTAGATATTCAAATTCACATACTacgatatatactactaactcccaTCTATAGCTCCCTGCGGAATTCGACcctgactcttgttgggtactattattgcatcgaccgtttttaTAACCTCGTATTGAGGCGTGAACTTGGACGAGATCATTGTTCATCGTTGGAATCAATTTTCATTGACTCGATTTATTATACTCTATTGCTTTAATTCGCATGTTACTTGTCAATTTCTGGGAAACCTTCGTGTTGGTTGTGTTCTGACTAAGTATTCTATATTCTTGCTCTTTTCTGAAGATTCAGTAGCATTATTGATTTGCTTCATTGTTGGAATTAGTTTGCATTGACTTGATTCCcatgtatatatttatttatgtatatcTGTATCTCGTTCCTTTGTTTATATTAGGAATATTCCATTAAGTTGAATTGTTTATTCAATCAGTCTTGCTTGTATCCTAGCTAGTTGTTTTGCCTGCGTGCTTTGTTATAGTATTTCCTTACTGTAGTTCTTTGCTGGGTTTAAGTTGTAGTACTCGAAAGGGGTGAGGGGGAAGAATAGGGTAGGCATATTTGTTGATAAAGATCTTAAAGAGCTAGTGATAGAGGTAAGGAAGGTGAATGACAGGCTGATGGCTATTAAGCTAGTTGTGAGAGGGTTTACTTTGAACATAATTAGTGCTTACGCACCTCAAGTGGGTTTGGACGAGGATGAGGCTCATTTGGGAGGACTTAGATGGGTTGGTGGGGGTGAATTCCGTACACCGAGAAGCTTCTCATAAGAGGATATTTTAATAGCCACATTGGAGGAGTTATGACGATGTGCATGTTGGCTTTGGTTTTGGTGACAAAAATGGAAGAGGAACTTCTTTGTTGGATCGTGCTAAAGCCTTTGATTTGGTGGTCGTTAACTCGTGTTTTCTGAAGAAGGAGGAGCAATTGGTCCTTTTAAGAGTATGGTGGCCAGGATGCAAAATTATCATATACTTCTTAGGAGGTGTGATAGAGGTATATATACAAATTGTAAGGTTATCCCGAGTGAGAATCTCACGACTCAACATAGGATATTAGGTATGGACCTCACGATCATGCGGACAAAGAAAAAGAGGGTAGTGTCTCGCTTGTCTAGGATCAGGTGGCGTGCCTTGACAAAGGACAAAGCTCAGGAGTTGGGGGAGACATTAGTGgttatgggagcttggagaagtagtggggatgCAAGTTGTATATGGATCATGACAACAAACTGTATCAAAGAAGCTACGAAGGAGGTGTTTGGGGTCTCGAAGGGTTTCTCTGGTGGCCGCAAAGGGATCTGGTGGTAGAATAACGAGGTCTAAGGTAAAGTGAAAGGCAAGAAACTGGCATATAGAGAGCATAGACAAGGTGGAGAAGAGGGCCAATGAGGAGAGGTATAAGAAGGCTACGAAGAAGGCGAAGTTGGCGATCACTGCGGCTAAAACTGCAATGTTTAGACGTTTGTATGAAGAGCTTAGGGAGAAATGCAGGGATAAGAAGTTGTACAGGCTTGATAGAGTGAGATAAAGTAAGGCCCATGATCTGGATCAAGTAAAGTGCATAAAAGATAAGGAGGGTAGAGTTCTGATGGATGAGGCACATATTAGGCGGATGTGGTAGTCATACTTCCATAAACTCTTAAATGAAGAGGGGATAAGGACATCATGTTTGGTGATTTGGAGCATTCCGGGAGTCATCCGGGCATTGGGTATTGTAGGTGCATAAGAGTGGGGGAGGTTGAGGGGGCGATGTATAGAATGAGCAGGGGTAGAACGACCATGCCAGACAAAATCCCGGTAGAATTCTGGAAGAGCGCAGGTAAGACAGGCTTGGAATGGCTCTCTAGGTTGTTCGACGTAAATTTTAGGACAAAAATGATGCATGAAGAATGAAGATAGATTATGATGATTCCCTTGTACAAGAACAAGGATGATATCCAGAATCGCAACAATTATGGAAGTATCAAGCTGTTGAGTCATACGataaaagtttgggagagggtggggGAAGGGAGAATGATGTGGAGTGTGTCTGTTTTGAGAACTAGTTCGGTTTCATGCCGGATCGTTCGACAATGAAGATATTTCCGAGAAGATTGGTGGAGTAGTAtaggataatgaagaaggactTGTATATGAAGTTTATTGACCTAGCGAAAGCATATGATAAAGTCTCGAGAAAGGTTCTATGGAGGTGTTTAGAGACTAGAGGTGTGCATGTAGCCTACATTAGGGTGagtaaggacatgtatgatggagctaagacacAGGTAATGATAGGTGGAGACCCAGAACACTTCCCGATTATAAAGGGGTTGCAATAGGGATCAACCCTTAGCCCAATTTTATTTTCCTTGGCAATGGCACACTAACACGTCACATTCAAGGGAAGGTGCCATAATATATACTATTTGCGGATGATGTAGTTCTGACTGACGAGACGCGAGGAGGTGTTAACGATATGCTGGAAGTTTGGAGATAGACACTTGAGTCTAAAcatttcaagttgagcaggaccaagatgGAGTACTTGGAGTGAAAGTTTAGCGAAGTTACCCAGGAAGCGGACATGGATATAAGACTTGATACACAAATTATCCTAGGCTTCGCTGTCATGCCCCGACTTTGGGGAGCACGACcgatgctcaaccgagataactccggacgagcaagcctgctagatacaTTCTACCCGACCTTGCCCATGAATAGAgtggagatgtactccattaattaaACATTGAAATGATTTCATAAACAATACCCATTTCATTTCTTTTAACAGCTTCCATttaaaatttccaaaacattacatgtgttatagatataatgaaaaatatattttccaaCTACCAATACTTctagtttaattcccaacatcaaacaccacccacaacctgtctacggagcctctaagtacaacagaagagtagtatggaagtgccggcaacaaggcctctgctatacctcataacacaatgtacaacAACAAATGACATCAGGCCCGAAATAGAGTAGgtctcaccaaaacctgctgaatagggagtaactgctaacgagatCCAAAGATGCCCTCTGATGAACCACAtgtatccattgaagatgcagcgccaccggcaaaagggacgttagtacatatggaatagtactaatatGTAAATCTAAATATCCTCTTtaaaaatagaatgccaatataagaaaggaaaaccatggaaacagcaagcaacaatcaatgatatccaaatgccaagttaaaacataacagtTTTCAAAGTACGAAGATAATAT is drawn from Nicotiana tabacum cultivar K326 chromosome 9, ASM71507v2, whole genome shotgun sequence and contains these coding sequences:
- the LOC142163817 gene encoding uncharacterized protein LOC142163817 produces the protein MCIDYRRLNDATRKDHYPLPFIDQMLEKVVGHGCYCFLDGYSGFNQIPIAPEDVEKTIFTCPSGIFAYMRISFGLCNAPAAFQRCMMSIFSDLNGKYLEVFMDDFTLFDDEFEDCLMNLKLVLERCDATHLVLNWEKCHFMVNEGIVLGHKEIAHGIEVDRAKVDVIARLPSPYFGEEHKTITKPLTALLAKDTKFIFNVECLRAFELIKEKLVSAPIMVTPDWSQPFEIMCDASDVAVEAVLGKRRDKMFRPIYYASRILNDAQVNYATTEKEFFVVVFVFDKFRSYLVGSKEGHRNQVADHLSRLEKPPVETIEIREEFPDEQIVSIATVFERPPWYADVANLLASGWLPRDLTHDQRRKLQGEEKWKAFCLIAMMDHLEDTMVEITLQQRSWKPVSFWPTLYKDARAYVAACDKCRRTGNISKRDEMPLNSILVLNLDLSLTGDHMLEQMNELEEFTLDAYESARIFKEKTKMWHDHMIKPKEFHEGDKVLLYYDAFQETKNHKCLLKRAGSSGLRLLPSSNTTEVNGPRAALILCIINGNDFDVTKARVPENKDMDGKVKKEQNFRADKVVIGKDSVGPVEVNNDASYVPDDGNEVQAEDVVASLPHEQVVRGTSDGRWDTRMSALE